The Thermoplasmatales archaeon DNA window GGCTTCGAAATCTTTATGTCTTTTGTTCCTTCAACAGCAATTGCCTTTAAATTTTTGCTTCCCATTACCGCTCCAATGCCCCCTCTGCCCGCCTGCCTCTCGTCGCAGTCCACAATTGCAAACCTTACAAGGTTCTCTCCTGCGATGCCGATTGTTGCAACAACATCAACGCCTTCATCTTTTTTTATTTCCTCCGCTGTTTTCCTTGTTGTTTCTCCTCTCAAATGCTCGGCAGAATTTATCTTAACCTCGTCATCTCTTATTACAATATAGCTCAATTCTTTTGCTTTTCCTTTAACTATTATTGCATCATAGCCAGCCTGCTTCATTTCAAATCCTATTCTCCCCCCCATTACCCCTTCATTCCATCCATTTGTTAAAGCAGATTTGGAAAAGAAAGAGGTCTTTCCAGCAGTTGGGACGGCGGTGCCAACAAATAAACCAGGGGCAATTATTAAAGCATTATCTGGTGAGAAAGCATCTATGCGAGCATCTACCTCTTTATTCATGAAATATGCCCCGAAACCATCTCCTCCTAAATATTTAAGGATGAAGCTTTCCCCAATCTTTTGCTTCTCTCCTTTTTCTTTACTCAAATCTATTTTTAATATATTTCCTGCATAACACATTTTATCACCCTAAAACAATTGCATTTTGAGAGCAGAATTTTATGCATTCTGGCGTGCCGTTGCATAAATCACACTTATAAGCTTTTTTTTCATGAATCCATACAGCATTTAGGGGACATGCTCTCTCGCAAGCCCCGCAACCAATGCATTTTTCATAATCCACATAAACAATCTCTCCATTTTTTTTCATTGCATCAAATTTGCAGGCTTCAATGCATTCAAAATTGCAGTTCTTTCCATGAGTGCATACTTTTGGTATATCCTCAACAATGCTTTTTTTATCAATCCTTATCCCGGATTTCCTTATATTTATAATTTTCCAGTGCCATAATGAACAGGTTATCTCACAAACCTTGCATCCAGAACAATTCTCTGGAATTGTTTTGATATACATCATTTATGAAATAAATA harbors:
- a CDS encoding 4Fe-4S binding protein — encoded protein: MYIKTIPENCSGCKVCEITCSLWHWKIINIRKSGIRIDKKSIVEDIPKVCTHGKNCNFECIEACKFDAMKKNGEIVYVDYEKCIGCGACERACPLNAVWIHEKKAYKCDLCNGTPECIKFCSQNAIVLG